The DNA region AGCCCGTGACGCACACCGGATGATTCAAGAAGCTCGGCCACCCTGTCGGCGGCGTACTCCTTGCCGATCCCTCCGAAGTCCAATTCCATCCCGGGCACGTTAAATGTAAGCTCAGGTGGAGTCCAAGTTATTTTGTCCAGCCCCACCTTCGGCAAAAGGCTTTCTATTTGTTCCCTGTCAGGCAGCTTGCCAGACTCGAAATTCCATGCTCTTCGCAATATGCCGGACGTTATGTCGAAAAGGCCGCCGCTGGCCTCGTGGCAGGCGTAGGCATAGTCCAGCAGACCGGCGGTTTCGCTGTCCACTTCCACGCTCCCCCCGGCTTGGGCGATTTTGTTTATGTGGGAAAGGAAGCTTTCGGGATTGTATCTTGAGTAGCGGTCCTCAATCCTGTGGGCCTCGTTGACCGCCAGTTCGGAAATCTGGTCCGCCTTATCCTGGTTTTCGGCGTAAAAATGGAGGTTGCACTCGGTTCCGAGCGCAAAAAAACCATGGCTGAAGAGCTTATGCATAAAACATCGAAAAGATCCGTTCCACCCAACTTACCACAGCATACGTGGCCAATCCATGTGGCCGGGTCCTTTCGACGCTTTTGCGTGAAGATATCAGCTATCAGGCCTTGATGTTAATATGGCCACCTTTGCCGGACGCAGCGACTTTTAAGGCGGAGGCGGATGGGCCGGAGCCATGCGCCGGGGCGGCTTTGGGCGCCCTTGGGGCCGGGGCTGAATGTCTTGCACTGGCTCCCGATGATATTTTAGGGCCGGCGGCCGATACTCCACTCATTTAAACTCTCCTCCATAAAACTTATGTTTGACGGCGTCGTGGAGCGCCCAGACACCCTCTGGATTATCCACTAGTAAACTATATCGACTATAGTGCCGGATACTTTAGGGAAAAATAGTCCTTTTCTGCCTTTATCCCTTTGAATATTCAGTAAGTTAGCCGTAAGCTTTCTCCCCTCTTCGCAAACTCGTTGAATCCTTGCGCAAAAATTCTTATCTAGAACAATTGCACTATCGGCGCCATGAGATATTGCTAATAAAAACAGTGTGTTGATATTGAAAAAGGGGTGAATAATTTGCCAATGGAGGGTATAAGTTGCCGGTGGGGTTAAAAATATTCCTTATTTTTCTTTGATTCCTTTTCTCTCCAGCGCCACATCCATCCCTTTAAGGTCGCCGGAAAGATGTTTCTTCAACCGCTTCATAAGACGCTCCTCCGCCTGGCGGATTGCCTCCCGGGTGACGCCATGAGCCTCGCCGATCTCCCGCAGAGTGATTGGATTGTCCGACAATATCCGTTTTTCCAGAAGGTCAAGATCGCTTTGCTTGAGCCCTTTTTTAAAACGCTCCACGGACTGGCGGAATTTTTCCATTAATTGCCGATGGGAAAGGTCCTCGGCCAGGTCCGGGCCGGAGCCGGGGATCGTCTCCACCAATTCGCGTCTGCCCCCTTCCTCCACAGGCTGGCTTAGCGACGTGTCCGCCGCGCCTATGCTCTGCCCTATCTCGATCACGTCCTGTTCCGTGGCGCCGAACTTTTCCGCCAGCAGTTTGGGCCCGGCCTCCACCCCCGCCTCCTCCAGCTTCCCCTGTATCTCCTTCAGGTTATATAAAAGCTTGCGCCGGACATTTGTGGTGCCAACCTTCACAAGCCGCCAGTTGTCCAGAAGGTACTTTAAGATATAGGCCCGGATCCAGTATGAAGAGTATGTGGAAAGCCGGGTCCCCTTGAACGGGTCGAACTTGCGGATCGCCCGGAGCAGGCCATAGTTCCCCTCCTGAATAAGGTCCAGCATGTTCTGGAATTGCGACCGGAATTCATAGGCTATCTTCACCACCAGCATAAGGTTGGAGGTCACCAGGCGGAACGCCGCGTCCTTGTCCCCGGTCTGTTTGAACTTTTGGGCAAGCTCAACTTCCTCCTCTCTGCTCAGTGGCGGGTACTGCTTGATCTTGCCGATATATAGCTGAAGCGGGTCCGCCGGGACAATCGCCTCGGCATGTTCCCTCTTCACTGCATTGACAGGCCGGAGGGCCGGAGGTATCACCTCCATTTCATTTTCATCCAAGCCCCCCCCGGAAGGCGGCTTTTTGACGCCATGTTTTTCCATCCGGATATTCTAACATGGGGAAAAATTGGCCAATAAGCGTCGGGAAATACATTCCGGCCTCCAAATATGGGGGATTTTGACGCTTTGGGGCATGGCACAACAATTGCCTATTCAATATGTTGTCAGAACCATGACGCATCGGAGCCCTGGCGCCGTAATTGCTTAACATGACGATAAGGTTAAAAGGCTTTTTATGGGAATCGTAAACGACATACTTTATTCAAGCAACACAGGGAAGCTGACGAACAAGGCTCTGGACATATACGCACAGAGGGCGCTATTGCTCACCAGCAACGTGGCGAACGTGGAAACTCCTGGATACAAGTCCGTGGACATGAAGCCGTTTGAAAACCAGTTAAAGGACGCTATGCGCTCCACCATGAAAATGTC from Nitrospinota bacterium includes:
- a CDS encoding sigma-70 family RNA polymerase sigma factor; protein product: MDENEMEVIPPALRPVNAVKREHAEAIVPADPLQLYIGKIKQYPPLSREEEVELAQKFKQTGDKDAAFRLVTSNLMLVVKIAYEFRSQFQNMLDLIQEGNYGLLRAIRKFDPFKGTRLSTYSSYWIRAYILKYLLDNWRLVKVGTTNVRRKLLYNLKEIQGKLEEAGVEAGPKLLAEKFGATEQDVIEIGQSIGAADTSLSQPVEEGGRRELVETIPGSGPDLAEDLSHRQLMEKFRQSVERFKKGLKQSDLDLLEKRILSDNPITLREIGEAHGVTREAIRQAEERLMKRLKKHLSGDLKGMDVALERKGIKEK
- a CDS encoding FAD:protein FMN transferase, with product MHKLFSHGFFALGTECNLHFYAENQDKADQISELAVNEAHRIEDRYSRYNPESFLSHINKIAQAGGSVEVDSETAGLLDYAYACHEASGGLFDITSGILRRAWNFESGKLPDREQIESLLPKVGLDKITWTPPELTFNVPGMELDFGGIGKEYAADRVAELLESSGVRHGLVDLGGDIAITGPHANGEPWEIEIRRPLKEGPAAGTIKLGAGALASSGDYERCIVINGVRYGHILNPRTGWPSRGLASVSVVADKCVVAGSICTIAMLKGQAGAGWMRDIAIQHFYIDENGNEAGTLEL